The Entelurus aequoreus isolate RoL-2023_Sb linkage group LG23, RoL_Eaeq_v1.1, whole genome shotgun sequence genome has a window encoding:
- the LOC133640630 gene encoding gastrula zinc finger protein XlCGF57.1-like, with protein sequence MRMEEPQPSHIKKEVEYPPIPHFKKEEEDPLTPHFKEEAVDPLNPHIKEEEMDPLTPHFKEEEEDTLTPHFKEEAVDPLSPHIKEEEMDPLTPHFKEEKEDPLTTHFKEEEEDPLTPNFKEEAVDPLSPHIKEEDVDHGISQEGEHPEWLEEFPVTGVPVKSEDDEVKGESEEKREAEPPSSSSTQHMTTEADGDHCGGSQADKLLAPLSHSEDTTSHSPDTDDEDSKDDKTCHTDNTHFTCSHCDKTFKYRCRLKTHMRTHTGEKHFSCSECGKSFLRKRNLKAHMRTHTGEKPLSCSICGKDFTRRQYLKIHNRIHTGEKPFSCSECGKRFVRNQSLKVHMRTHTGEKPFLCSICGKDFTQKHHFKAHMILHTGEQPFSCSICSKDFTRRDHFKKHMRTHTGEKSFSCSVCGKDFTQKHHFKAHMGIHTGEQPFSCSICSKDFTRRDHFKKHMRTHTGEKPFSCSICCKDFTQKHHFKAHMGIHTGEKPFACSICSKDFTLKHHFKAHMRIHTGEKRFSCSVCCKSFIHIQHLKRHMRTHTGEKVLSCSVCGERFSSKYQCKKHKCAGENSSSK encoded by the coding sequence ATGCGGATGGAGGAACCACAGCCCTCCCACATTAAGAAGGAAGTGGAATACCCACCGATCCCCcattttaaaaaggaagaggaggacccactaacaccccattttaaagaggaagcggTGGATCCACTGAaccctcacattaaggaggaagagatggatccactgacaccccattttaaagaggaagaggaggacacactgacaccccattttaaagaggaagctgtggatccactgagccctcacattaaggaggaagagatggatccactgacaccccattttaaagaggaaaaggaggacccactgaccacccattttaaagaggaagaagaggacccactgacacccaattttaaagaggaagcggtggatccactgagccctcacattaaagaggaagatgtGGATCAtggcatcagtcaggagggagagcatcctgaatggttggaggagttcccagtcactggtgtccctgtgaagagtgaagatgatgaggtcaaaggtgaaagtgaggagaagagagaggcggagcctccaagcagcagctcaactcaacacatgacaacagaagctgatggagaccactgtggaggatcacaagcagacaagctcttagctccactatcacatagtgaggacacaacgtcacactctcctgacactgatgatgaagactctaaagatgataagacatgtcacactgacaacacacacttcacatgttctcactgtgacaaaacttttaaataccgTTGTCGTctaaaaacacacatgagaacacatactggagaaaaacatttttcctgctcagaatgtggtaaaagttttttaAGAAAGCGAAATttaaaagcacacatgagaacacacactggagaaaaacctttatcatgttcaatctgcggtaaagattttactcgtaggcaatatttgaaaatacacaatagaatacatactggagaaaaacccttttcctgctcagaatgtggtaaacgtTTTGTAagaaatcaaagtttaaaagtacacatgagaacacacactggagaaaaaccttttttatgttcaatctgcggtaaagattttactcaaaagcaccatttcaaagcacacatgatattacacactggAGAACAAccattttcatgttcaatctgcagtaaagattttactcgaagggaccatttcaaaaaacacatgagaacacacactggagaaaaatctTTTTCATGTTcagtctgcggtaaagattttactcaaaagcaccatttcaaagcacacatgggaatacacactggagaacaacctttttcttgttcaatctgcagtaaagattttactcgaagggaccatttcaaaaaacacatgagaacacacactggagaaaaacctttttcctgttcaatctgctgtaaagattttactcaaaagcaccatttcaaagcacacatgggaatacacactggagaaaagccTTTTGCATGTTCAATCTGCAGTAAAGATTTTACTCTAAAGCaccatttcaaagcacacatgagaatacacactggagaaaaacgttTTTCatgttcagtatgttgtaaaagttttatacatatacagcatttgaaaagacacatgagaacacacacaggagagaaagtgttgagttgcagtgtgtgtggtgaaagattctcttctaagtaccagtgtaagaaacacaagtgtgctggtgagaacagcagcagcaaatga